The Nymphaea colorata isolate Beijing-Zhang1983 chromosome 11, ASM883128v2, whole genome shotgun sequence genome includes the window ATTACATGTCAAGGGAGTCTCATCACATATCAATGTCTTAGGAATTACTGAAGTTCAGGTACTTCATTTTGGATGATTCGCTGGATACTACTTTTCCTTTATGGATGGGTATACCATCTATTTCAATCTACTTTTCCTTTATGGATGGGTATACCGTCTATTTCAATCTAGAAAACTAGAAGTCTACTTAGTTCTGCACATTGACGTTCTTCAGGATCTTCTTCTTGCTGGTGGTACTAAATCTCCAAAGTCAGCTCATGAATTAATTGCATGTTTGGCCAGTCGCCTTACCAGATGGGATGATAggtacatgttttttttgtgcttctacTTGAATAGATTTTCTATGAACCGTTCTGATGGCTGAAAATGTGCATGTGGAAATTAATCATCAGTAAGATATCAATGTGCATGTGGGAATTCATCATCAGTAAGGTATCATCATTGACAGATGCTGAATGACTTCTCCAAGAgtccaaattttagaaaagtGAAAAGTTGATTGATCATCAGTCTAGTTTATTTCATATGTGGCATTGTATAATCTCTTGGAGTTGAAATGTTttaagaatgaagaagaaaaaaatagttgaaCGTCAGATTTGAAAAGCATTGATTCCACCTTGATCTTGAGTAACAGGAGTGTCATTTAATAACTTTTATGTTTACTAACACATAAGCCTTGCTTGGTTAGCTTTGCCTCGTAAATCACCACATGGTGTAATTTCTATTCTGTCAGTCAAAAGTAGCAGGAAGCTGTGAGGAATAAATTTATCCTGTCATGTGTTGGAGTTTGTGGTGTCTGCATGCCATTATAAGGATGAGTGAATGATTTTTTCACGTGCAAGTTTATAGATTTAGTATCATCATCCTCAATGACCCTCAATGACCTTGGAGGTCATGGATGGACATCTCACGTGTGATGTCATTATTAAGGGCAAATCTTTATCATTTCTGTATTACCACTACGATCACCTTGCTGGTTAGTGTTGGCGTTTGGGAAAAGGACTCTCAAAAGGATTTAAAATGACAGCTATTATTCACTCATATTTGTTGAACTTTTCAATGCTAGTAACATTAACATTCAAATTCTAAGAGAGATGCTGGATCCAAGCTTCTAAACGGGGAATATAAAAGAGTTTTTTGGCACCTCCACATCAGGTCTTCTGCAAACTATGCACCAAAATTCAGCAATACTTCTCCCGTGGGATATAAGGCAAAAATAGTTTTAGGTCCGTAAGTTCCAAATTCAAAGGTaagctttttagtttttaagtCGATGCATATTATTACCATAAAGAAATAAGGTTTCTGAGTTCAGACTTTTAACGAGTACAATACAATGccatatttattttgaactgcTAGGGATACCAAAAGCTACAAAAAGCTTTTAGGTTAGTATATCAGATGTTTCTCTTTGTTAATTTAAGCCCTATCTGTGTATTTCTGCCGTGGTTTTATAAGAGATTTGCCAACATTATGCTTTTTTCATGATCTTTGCTCAAGGTTGTTTCGCAAGTACATATTTGGAGCATCAGATGAGGTGGAGTTAAAGTTTGTGAACAGGTAAACCTTCATGTGCATAGGCTCCAGCTTCAATTTCTTTGGTTTCTTCCATGTATTATGAGTTCTGGACCAATATGATAATGTTTGCTCCACAGTGTGGGCAGAGAGTCCTCTCACACTTGTCCTGGTCGGAAACAGTGTCCCAGAATGGGCCACAACTTCCTGGAACATTGTTGGATGTTCGAACTGGACGTTTCCATTCCACTCATTTCAGGAACAGGAATCAAACAACTTCTGAGCGtaccattttctttctttttcgaaTTGAAGACTTAAAGATAGGGTGTTAGAATCAGCTTGGCTTTGTGGGGCCTGGTTCTGAATCCTTCATGGGAACTATGATTTATTTAACTTAAATCTTGCTCAGTTTTCCCCTTTGCAACCTATATTACTAGACACCTGTCTAAGCGAATAAAGATGCATTTGTTGGCAGGAGAAACAATGAAGATCTAAACCTGATGAGCATGATTCTAAATCAAGAAATTAGAAGGTTGGCTACTCAGGTACATATCACCAAATTTAGTGTGACAAGTTGCTCAAATTTTGCTGGCCGTTGGCTCATCGTACCTTGGATAAGCTCTTTTGACTTGTTATTTGACCATTGTTTATGCAGGATATGGCTAACGAATGCCAACATGTTCCCTTTCATGCATATTCTTTCTGTCTATTTGAGTTTTGAAAGTTAAGCACAAATAAGCTCACGTAGTAGCGCATGTTCCCTTCCGTTCATATTCTCTCTGTCAATTTGAGTTTTTAAAGTTATGCACAAATAAGCTCGTCTAGCAGTAACCTAGGAAGAATGGATTAATCGGTATAAAGTTACTTAGAGATTGGAGATGAAAGAAAGCTTTTCTGAATAAACTATGCCTAGCATGATCCTCGTATTAATCTAGAGGCTGAAGATTTTTCGCAAGTTCTTGATACCAAGTTCTGTAAATGGTCATTCTTGTTAAGACTGGAACATCATAGGTTATCCGAGTGAAATGGTCGCTGCATGCAAGGGAGGAAATAATTTTCGAGCTACTTCAGCTTTTACGAGGCTATGCAACAAAAGTTGTGCTAGAAGAGATAAGAAAGAGTACCAGAGCAATGATAGAGGAGCAAGAAGCGGTTCGAGCTCGTCTCTTCACAATTCAAGATGTCATGCAGAGCAACGTTAGAGCATGGCTGCAGGTGATTATCAGCCATTGTACAAATGCcgccattttttttaaaacgtgtcgttaaaaatggaaaagtggaGAAAACGAGAAAAACACGAAAAGAATAGcagtattttgaaaaataataaaaaaaataaattatttatatttttcgaAGAACAACGTGTTTTgatataactttttcttaagtttatttaacatttcaataattattttgactttttattaatgtttttgtaagaaaattaaaagaaaattttaatttcataattgtttttattcttttaaattcCCAAGACGAAAAAACGAAATgacttttttaatatatgagAAAAATGTTGCTGAATAAAGCCCGAAAACAATGTTTAATGAGTGGTATGATCTTCTCAAAATTGTATTCCCGCAGTATGTTTGCACTTACAGTGCAAAGACAATCTAAATTTTTGTTGCGTTCCTAGTTGTAATTTCTTTATCATGAATGTAGATTGATATTTCTTGTCCAGGACAAAAGCATCCGGATCACGCATAATTTGGCTGTTTTTGGAGGCTGTGGACTCGTGCTCTCAATCATCACTGGGCTCTTTGGAGTAAACCTGGATGGGATACCAGGAGGCAGTTCAACACCCTATGCATTTGGTCTGTTCTCTGCCATTGTTTTCCTAACAGGCGCCATCTTGATTGGGCTTGGAATGTTATATCTCGGGTTAAGGAGGCCGGTGACAGAGGAAGAAATTAACGTGAGGAAATTAGAGCTTCAAGATCTGGTTAAAGCATTCCAACATGATGCAGAGGCTCATGCCAAAGTAAGGCAAGAACCAAACTCCACGAGTAGGCATCACCTCCCACCTACAGCTGCTGATTTGCTGCCACATGATGCCGATTACATTCTCATTGAGCAATGATTTTTTTCTGCAGAAAGATCAGCAACACCTGTGTATGTATGCATGGAACTCTCTCTATTTTGTCTTGGTAATCTAATAAAGCACTTTGTTGCATATGGCAGTATTTAAGATACCATGCAAACACGCATATCCGcacacaaacaaggcacttaAGTAATCTGTCTTAAATGGAGAAGCACTGGTCCAAGCGCTCTTTCTCCACCCAAATCAACAAATATCGTCAAGAATTTTCTATTTACTAGAAAACGCTTCCCACGAGATCAATTTGAGAGAAgcaatagttttttattttgctaaatTCGTTCTGCAAACGAGAATTGATCTTATCCATTATCAAAATACATTTATGAAGAGTGCTTAACTGCATTCCTGTCTTctggataaaaagaaaaaattcttcTACAGATCACGGTTAGCCTGTGTCTCGTCTACAAAAGGGAGACACAGTACTCATTTGAAGGTAAACAAACTGAAACAATACACCATAATATATCAACCCTACCTCCATCTGAACCCATACTTcacctcaaaaaagaaaagcagaaggAGGAAATAAACCGGTGGAGAAAATAAGCGGTTGACTCAACATATATCAGAATGGTTTCAACATGCTGGTAGATTGAAAATGCAATACTCTACAAAACTGAAAACATTCTCTAGCTTCAACAACAGCCTTGAAGaaacaagttgaaaagaaaagcaggATACGTGTTCCACCAGGACCAATTATTGGTCAGACCTTGTGAAAGCTGGCACAGGAAAATCATGCTTCCACGCCTACTTTCTTGGGGAGCTTGTTTCCAGGAAATGCATTTCGAGAGATGTCTACGAGCGCCTTAAAGCTGTATGGCTCGTGCATTGATAGTTCAGATAACACTTTTCTGTTTAGCTGGATGTTCTCCTTAATCAATCCATGGATGAAAGTGCTATAATTAACCTGTATACAAAAGAACAGTGTCAACATTGTATAacacgtgcacacacacacacacatacagatCGACTGTTCAATTTTCTACTGGCATGTGACTTAAGTGGATATATATCACAACTAAGATCATTCTCAAACAATCGACACAAAATTCATACTATAAAGATCAGGTTTATGCTTCCGTTGTCTTGGCTCAACCTAGCGGTATGCTTCTTGAGCAGGTGTGGCTGCGCCCTAGTGAGTTTTCAGACACAATTGATAGCATCAGAACATGCacaaggaaaaggaacaaaaaagtAGAATCTGATGAACAGTCGGCATTAGTCGTTACGAAGCCAAGCTCAATAATTCTCATACAGCACCAGAGTAACCTTAGTATACCATGAACtcaaataatattgaaaaataaagaaacataacAAACAGGCAACTTCAGGTGCTAGCTCAGATATCCGACATTCACATTCAATTAATCACCCCAATGGCAATAAGGACATAGAAACATAGGAACCATTTCTTTGTTGTCGATATCAGAAAGAGGGAAACAGAAACAGGAAATTGGTCTTAAAGCTTACATGTTTTTGTAAACTTTGCTGTTACTAACAGCTCTTTTATTGTTAGGGCCAAGCGACCAAAATAACCTAAAATCCCAAGGAACGCAAGGGTTCCCAAATATTATGTCCATAGTTGAGAAACCATAGGCCACTGATGTCCTAAAAGAAATGCACCAAAACAAAGGCATTCAGCCCTTCATTCAACAGTTCTCAACAGACATAGAGTTCAAGaccaaaggaagaaaaggaaatggaaaaaacagacAGAAGCCAAGTTGTTAAATGCTGGATTATTATCAAAGTGCTCCTGAAACAGCAAAAGCCAAGAGAAGAAAAGTCATCAAATTCATCTACACCCTTCAAATTATACTTCCCCGACAACAGGTCTATTGCATGTCCAAATGTTTGCTCTTGCAACAGAAAAAAGGATTAACCAGCCCTAACGTAGGACCAAGGCTCACGTTAGTCCAGGCTCTCCCTTTTATAACTCTCCATTACGCcattttatgagataataagtaGATGGAGAAAGAGCAGATACACCATTTCCTTCTTTTAGCCTCCACCTCATGATTtaatgtatatgtgtgtgtgtgttcgaTATCTACATCGATATCAGTGTCCTTGCAACACAGCAGCTAGTGACAATGACCTTTGGGCTGCTAGAATAAGTTTGAGATGAATTGCATGACTTTGGGTTTAAGAGCACTAATCAGAGGAACAATAAAATTTAGTTACATCCTTCTGAGCTTATGCTATTCTTAAATGCTTCTCAGTTTCTTTCAGTTATTTTAATAGGACAATAAGATTCTAGAATTTGACATGTATCATCAGCAAGACCTATTCGGCATGGGACAAGTTTGGTTAATGAAGCATTCAAGTATGAATCATCACCAGAGTATATTAGGTACCCAAAATAACTTGTGGGAtcaacttttccttttcagaGCAAAAGACTACAACTGCATTGAATCATGTCTGTCAGATTCTTGAAGTAACAGAATAGCAATTAAGAACAGGTCTGTTGGGTCGTTCGACCAATTTTTCCAATTTAGCTCACAATGTAACAGGAAATTAGACCAGAGGAAGTAAGTACTAAGTAGATGATTACCTTATCCTCTTATACattcttttgatatttcccTTTTAACTCCTGGGTGTAGAGCCTTGCTGAATGCGCTAGTCCTTTTAATCACAACTAATTAAACCCCAACCCCATCCTCTCAGCTCTCACTCCTATACGATCATCAATATCTTGATCTTGCAATCTAAATATCTCAGATTATGTTCGTGATTCAGACGAGTGACTTTAATGCTCAACATTCTCATTCATGTCTATGCAAATACTCCACGAAGGCACTAAAATCTTCAATTCTTCAAACCAACAAACGAACACCAGATCCCAGCTTACACGTAAAAGTCCAAGTAAAAATTCAAAACCTACCCATTCCCGCACCAGACCAGTCATAGAAGACCATAAATGAGAACCCAAAATATTTACAGTTTCGACCATAAAAAATCGAAATTTATTTAACGACAAGCATGATCCTGCAAGTTACGGATTCACCACGGGATGGACACGAATTTAAGCAATCAAAGGCTAGATACGTAAACATACATTAGAAATGCAAACCCATGAAAAGCTAAAATATAAGAGGATTCAAGATTCagaagaaaagtaaaacaaaaggGACAGTGATACCCCGTGCAAGCGGGTGCCGGCGTTGATTCTCTCAATCCAGAGGGACCTCATGTCCCTCTTCTTGTTCCTACGATCTCTGTAGGAGTACTGCAGGGCCTTTTCTACCCTCTCCCTCGCTATGCGTATGCAGTTCTTCGCTCTTCCCCTGAACCCCTTGGCGAGCTTGAAGATCTTGTCcttgttcatcttcttcctcctcctccgaATCCAGGGCACCACACCGAACTTCCTCCTCGGCCGAAGCCGGGGCACGACCCCGACAAAGGGTTTTTACTAaagggtgggcgtcgggccgggcccgggcccgataggccggcccggtAGGCCCGTTTaggattttaaaaaatatatattttttaatttttttttgtttttataatgtatatttattattgataaatatattttataatttaaaaaatattttataattaaaaaattattttttatttttaaacgggctGTGCTGACCCGACGGGCCaaatcgggccggcccgatacccaccttTTATAAATTTGAGGATCCGAATAACAGCTGATTACAGGGTGGGCTGAATCCACCACACAACACCGTTCACCAGCAATGGAAAATGTGAATTTGCAAAAAGTAAACCATGGTAACTGCTGCCGATGGTGATGATATGCGTGTCTTCTTCACCATGAGCAACTGGTATGGAATAGGCATAGACCTGGACATAAGTGGTCAAATCTGCTTTAAACATAATTTCTCATGGGCGTTGCTCAAAACATATAATATGAAAGTGTGTTTAACGCAGATTTGACCACTTATGTCCACTTATGCCCCCAATTAGATGTAATTGATCTGGTTCACGTCTTCTTGTCTCCTACGTGGATATCATGCATTTTCAAGGACAAGAACACTGGAATACTCTTTTCTGCAATTGGGGTGTATCTAGATATTGATTTCAGGCGTAGAAAGTGGCAATTACTTGACGTGCAGCAAATTATCATGTCCTTTGAGGAGCCTCTCGTCTGTCTTGGAGATTTCAATGGTG containing:
- the LOC116264799 gene encoding uncharacterized protein LOC116264799 — translated: MSDGTEEVEIMNARIENVKNQAHKEPSNGHELWVDGLLCAFEYIRPRGKANYTKSGSKMHLIKHPRSQELDNQNQQPAACDDGPIEKDESAYNYVQELDEINQQSAAYRYALFEGSEGTNEYVWRNSQAIGNVSDNHWVPIGWERISELVRSVQVDQDRFTRTIDMSAEDEDLTVADIAAPYWEKPAGPTWWCHVIPTHPNVDSWLRNAQWLHPAISTALRDESRLISERMKHLYYEVPVRVAGGLLFELLGQSVGDPFSYEDDIPIVLRSWQAQNFLLTALHVKGVSSHINVLGITEVQDLLLAGGTKSPKSAHELIACLASRLTRWDDRLFRKYIFGASDEVELKFVNRRNNEDLNLMSMILNQEIRRLATQVIRVKWSLHAREEIIFELLQLLRGYATKVVLEEIRKSTRAMIEEQEAVRARLFTIQDVMQSNVRAWLQDKSIRITHNLAVFGGCGLVLSIITGLFGVNLDGIPGGSSTPYAFGLFSAIVFLTGAILIGLGMLYLGLRRPVTEEEINVRKLELQDLVKAFQHDAEAHAKVRQEPNSTSRHHLPPTAADLLPHDADYILIEQ
- the LOC116263737 gene encoding uncharacterized protein LOC116263737, giving the protein MNKDKIFKLAKGFRGRAKNCIRIARERVEKALQYSYRDRRNKKRDMRSLWIERINAGTRLHGVNYSTFIHGLIKENIQLNRKVLSELSMHEPYSFKALVDISRNAFPGNKLPKKVGVEA